The genome window GACACTTGACCCAACCATTGTAACGCCGGTCCACACGCTCGTCTGGCAGAACGAGACAGGTAACGGCCGCTTTGCCGTCTACTACTACTGCCGAACCAGCCAGCGTTCCGTGTCGCTATCGTCTGAACACGATGCCTACCGGTGGAACACGGTTGACGAAGTGCGGTCACAGCTAAGCGACCCACAGCAAATCGCCGTTGATGAAGCTCTCACCCATCACCGGAAAATGAACTCCGAGTGAACTAGCTCTGTCTACTCGCCGCTTTTAGCCGCTCCTTGAGGCAAGAGCTCCTATCTTAAGGACGCGCTTTGCAGACACAATCCCAGTATCCCCAGGAAGCGGCATCTTGACATGCGTTCCTTCGGACTGATTTCGGCCTGGATCGGAGACGTTTCGCGGCGCGTCCGTCACACGTTACACTACGGTGCATCCGTCTTGGGTGCGTTTTGGTCCGCTGATCGGGGTTCCTTGGTCAGTTCGACCGCCGTATCGACTGAATATACACGAGGACGAGAAGCGGCCGATTATGGGT of Halolamina sp. CBA1230 contains these proteins:
- a CDS encoding NUDIX domain-containing protein; translated protein: MTDEPLRATVTQRGVMIAPDDEILIVRRATDGGWELPGGRVDCNETAAAGLRRELTEETTLDPTIVTPVHTLVWQNETGNGRFAVYYYCRTSQRSVSLSSEHDAYRWNTVDEVRSQLSDPQQIAVDEALTHHRKMNSE